A single window of Phycisphaeraceae bacterium DNA harbors:
- the pstB gene encoding phosphate ABC transporter ATP-binding protein, which produces MDYERTEQDSVLRSILRGEKPDPVVHAPALECDPVLEVQRFNLWYGASQALHNISMKFPRGQVTALIGPSGCGKSTLLRSINRLNDLIDSVRTEGDMTINGDPVYGRNIDVIELRKRMGMVFQRPNPFPVSIFENVVYALRIDGVRDKRVLEQVCEESLRGAALWDEVKDRLKDSALALSGGQQQRLCIARAIAARPEVLLLDEPCSALDPIATLRIEELINDLKGRYSVIIVTHNMQQAARVSDFTSFMYLGRIVEYGPTEEIFMRPRLRDTNDYVTGRFG; this is translated from the coding sequence ATGGACTACGAACGAACCGAACAAGACTCCGTCCTCCGCTCCATCCTCCGAGGCGAGAAGCCCGACCCCGTCGTCCACGCGCCGGCGCTCGAGTGCGACCCCGTCCTCGAGGTCCAGCGCTTCAACCTCTGGTACGGCGCGTCCCAGGCGCTCCACAACATCTCCATGAAGTTCCCCCGGGGGCAGGTCACCGCTCTGATCGGCCCCTCCGGCTGCGGCAAGTCCACCCTCCTCCGCTCCATCAACCGCCTCAACGACCTCATCGACTCGGTCCGCACCGAGGGCGACATGACCATCAACGGCGACCCCGTCTACGGGCGCAACATCGATGTCATCGAACTGCGCAAGCGCATGGGCATGGTGTTCCAGAGGCCCAACCCCTTCCCCGTGTCCATCTTCGAGAACGTCGTCTACGCGCTGCGCATCGACGGCGTGCGCGACAAGCGCGTCCTCGAGCAGGTCTGCGAGGAATCCCTCCGCGGCGCCGCCCTCTGGGACGAAGTGAAGGACCGCCTCAAGGACAGCGCCCTCGCCCTCTCGGGCGGCCAGCAGCAGCGACTCTGCATCGCGCGCGCCATCGCCGCCCGCCCGGAGGTCCTCCTCCTCGACGAGCCCTGCTCGGCGCTCGACCCCATCGCCACGCTGCGCATCGAGGAACTCATCAACGACCTCAAGGGTCGCTACTCCGTCATCATCGTCACCCACAACATGCAGCAGGCGGCGCGCGTCAGCGACTTCACCTCCTTCATGTACCTCGGGCGCATCGTCGAGTACGGACCGACCGAAGAGATCTTCATGCGCCCGCGCCTCCGCGACACCAACGACTACGTCACCGGACGCTTCGGCTGA
- the sthA gene encoding Si-specific NAD(P)(+) transhydrogenase, whose product MRHFDLAVLGAGPAGSKAAIQAAKLGKSVCLVEKQRVVGGAAINTGTIPSKSLREAILSYTSVERLPVYRDPFRASADPDRNGRASRFDHLTAFCAKVIAAEVDVLSRHLIANEITVLNGRGSFESANTLGVTNDDGRTEMVTADKIIIATGTRPARPDHIPFDDRNIVDSDTLLKLPSVPRSLIVVGGGVIGTEYASMMSRLGVRTTLIEGRDRVLEFLDDEIGEALQYTLRQGGMTLRLGEKVVKIRVMDPPEGTRVNIDKLAEITLESGKTLHADCVLYAVGRQGNTDKLNLVAAGLSADSRGRIEVNDRYQTSVENIYAVGDVIGFPALASTSMEQGRLCASMMFGKRVKSTPRLFPYGIYAIPEVSMVGWTEQQLTEEGIPYEAGIAHYREIARAQMMGDETGMLKMLVHQESRTVLGVHTIGMGATELIHIGQAAMAFNATVDYFVDAVFNYPTLAECYKVAAFNAVNKLASVV is encoded by the coding sequence ATGCGCCACTTCGACCTCGCCGTCCTCGGCGCCGGACCCGCCGGCTCCAAAGCGGCCATCCAGGCCGCCAAACTCGGCAAATCCGTCTGCCTCGTCGAGAAGCAGCGCGTCGTGGGCGGCGCGGCCATCAACACCGGCACCATCCCCTCCAAGTCCCTGCGCGAAGCCATCCTCTCCTACACCAGCGTCGAACGCCTCCCCGTCTATCGAGACCCCTTCCGCGCCTCGGCCGACCCCGATCGCAACGGGCGCGCGTCGCGCTTCGACCACCTCACCGCCTTCTGCGCCAAAGTGATCGCCGCCGAGGTCGATGTCCTCTCGCGACACCTCATCGCCAACGAGATCACCGTCCTCAACGGGCGCGGCTCCTTCGAATCCGCCAACACCCTGGGCGTCACCAACGACGACGGGCGCACCGAGATGGTCACCGCCGACAAGATCATCATCGCCACCGGCACACGCCCCGCCCGCCCCGACCACATCCCCTTCGACGATCGCAACATCGTCGACTCCGACACGCTCCTCAAACTGCCCTCGGTCCCGCGCTCCCTCATCGTCGTCGGAGGCGGCGTCATCGGCACCGAATACGCCTCCATGATGTCGCGCCTCGGCGTGCGCACCACCCTCATCGAAGGGCGCGACCGCGTCCTCGAGTTCCTCGACGACGAGATAGGCGAGGCGCTCCAGTACACCCTGCGCCAGGGGGGCATGACCCTGCGCCTGGGCGAGAAGGTCGTCAAGATCCGCGTCATGGACCCGCCAGAGGGCACGCGCGTCAACATCGACAAACTCGCCGAGATCACCCTCGAATCCGGCAAGACCCTCCACGCCGACTGCGTGCTCTACGCCGTCGGTCGCCAGGGCAACACCGACAAGCTCAACCTCGTCGCCGCCGGGCTCAGCGCCGACAGCCGGGGGCGCATCGAGGTCAACGACCGCTACCAGACCAGCGTCGAGAACATCTACGCCGTGGGCGATGTCATCGGCTTCCCCGCCCTCGCCAGCACCTCGATGGAGCAGGGACGCCTGTGCGCCTCGATGATGTTCGGCAAGCGCGTGAAGTCCACGCCCCGGCTGTTCCCCTACGGCATCTACGCGATCCCCGAGGTCTCGATGGTCGGCTGGACCGAGCAGCAACTCACCGAAGAGGGCATCCCCTACGAGGCCGGCATCGCGCACTACCGCGAGATCGCGCGCGCGCAGATGATGGGCGACGAGACCGGCATGCTGAAGATGCTCGTCCACCAGGAGAGCCGCACCGTGCTGGGCGTGCACACCATCGGCATGGGCGCGACGGAGCTGATCCACATCGGACAGGCCGCGATGGCCTTCAACGCGACGGTCGATTACTTCGTCGACGCCGTGTTTAATTACCCAACCCTCGCCGAGTGCTACAAGGTGGCGGCGTTCAACGCGGTGAACAAACTGGCGAGCGTGGTGTGA